The sequence below is a genomic window from Ischnura elegans chromosome 2, ioIscEleg1.1, whole genome shotgun sequence.
taaaatCCATTGAAACATATGTGCCAAATCAAAGAAGAATATCTCTCCCCATATAATCATAAACAGAATCATAGAAATTATTCAAAGTTTTATTGCATTATGTGAAATGTACATACAatgccgtagccagaaaatattttcgggggggggttatggaatagtagacaaacataaaattatttttataagataaataaaataccgtatacggttaaatatacatatttattataaacccttaaaggaaaatatcaaaatattattataaaattgaatttagccttctagcttttttgcAGCGActaaatgaattaactcctcggtgttgatgtcaattctgcggtccgtcaggaggctcataagtcactcacctctctactaattcacagcactattatttcactcactgcacaacaactacacacactgcatctacaaatttgcttagataattattgacttaagtcgcattggactactagatgtcccttcgccgctatataatatcatcgtgtgagcaccaagcaagCATAACGTATCTATTTAAGTTTTTTCATATCGGGGGGGCCCGATGCATGAGCAGAAAATCCCGGCAGTGGGAGAGAATTTTTGGTGACTGCTCGATCCCAGCTGGAATGTTGTGTGTAGGATATTTCAAGCACAATACTCCATCAGTCAGATAGGACATTTAGCAGTGGTACCCTGGGCGCACttttttaagagcaggctaatgccgatgccaggtttctctccacccttccttccctaatggcacaaatgacctcagctgttggtcgcctcctccaaataccaaattAGCTTATATTTCTGAATCATAGGAAAAGAGCACTCTCCAAAATATGTAGGACATAACAAATTGTATGCTACCACTATTTTCATTTTAcacatcgatacctccactgcataaacactcaacaatcgcccaccaaatcaaatccgctcttcTAGATAgtccttatagtactagatgatcggatttgattcggtgggcgattgtagTGTTtatgtagtggaggtatcgacatAGTTTATGCAGTAGGTGTGCCGTGCATTCTGCACAACTGGTACAAGAACAAGCCATGCCATCAATGCCAATTTGTTGTTTTCTGTGATCATTGTTGATCTTTCGAAATCTTTTAGTAGTGAAGACAAGTTTTACTCAATGATtcttacaacaaatcatttacttACATTCCCAGAGCTAATTCTCAATGCATTATGCATGAAAACTACTAAATATTTGTACCTTCTTAAATTCTCATCCAGGATTTGTCTAATCAAATAGCATTCATTTTCAAGGATCACTTATGTACCTATCACACATGATCCTCATCCTCAGAGACATTATTGCTGGTGAGAATTTCCGTTTGTATTACAGGAACTTGTAGCAATTAATCCTATTGCAAGTATGTAGATATGCATCTCGCCagttaaaattaagaaaaatggaggAAGTTTACTATGCATGGTATAAATTCATGTAATAATGCAATTAATAAGATGTGAATCTAGATAATGTCACCGCTCACTTTGTTTTCATAAAGTAAGTAAAAGCACATAAATGAGTCCAGAATTTAGTTCAAATTGGAAGGAAAGGTACAGAAATAAAGAGTATAGGAGAATTTGGGAGAGAGTGTACTAAGcagagaataaaaatatgtaagtagCACATAAAAATTGCATTGATATGAGGCAGTCAAGACAAAAAAATCTGGCATAATCCTAGCCTGTTATTAACATCAATGATTGACTGGTGTTGTTTAAAGGTCATGGTTGTATTTGCTGTGCCAACATGTAAGTTCTGTTCTCTGATGTCGTTATCAGACAGGGTTCCCATtccaactaaattataaaattcacggttttttccaggttttcacggtataaatgtcatcaaattcacggtttgtagataaggcattttaggtagaaatattgatcacgtaacaatcatcggccgcacgttaactaaaaatgtaacaaacgcaacaactgccttgaatgcaaacgcagcaatgaaagtgttaTCTCTTACGACGTCACCTAAAGTTAGcgaaattcaggtccggctaaaaggtgtgagtgggaaaatggagtaAGCAgtgtggcagggaagtgaagaagtgcctgattttttgccagggtcaATTTCTTCCAATCataggcttaaggtcaatgtgctgtcatggcacacggaccaattaatatttgcgcttcgaatacacgtgtgcagatacATTCGTGAACAGTATCTGCACgagactcggccttgaaacatgatcgaaacatggatttttcttttaatctgtctatcgtagttctacaaccaagtttgagagatttctaaggttttatgacaaaatttgcggccatttccaggttttttcacggttgagtgggaaccctgtcagaGTAAATGCTAAGTATTCAACATGTATGGTACCATTATTTACTTATCTTTGAACGCAAACCTACCCAGGTGAGtaaattgtgataaaatatatatataaaagaatggGTCCAGGCAAAAATATTCCTGACCTATTTCCAAATGTTTCCATAGGTTAGAATCCCTTCATATCCTTGCATTGCATTTGGATTCCCTGCATTGCAACGGCAGaaaattctaattttcactaCTGCTTGCAGAAGCCACCCACATAGGTAGGCAAGTATAAGCAATAAAAAGTATAGGCATTAGTTCCATAAAACTTTGTGACTTTTTACAAGACTTTTGTCCTTTGATCATTCCCTAATTGATTTCATGTTTATGTCAAAACCTTTGGTCATTGCCTtttgaataatggaaaattcCTTGATTTCTAGGAAATGGCCAGTTTTGTGGTGTTTTGTTGCCTCTACACCTATATTCTTATTCCTAGCAACCTGATATGTCAGCCCTGATCAGTCAGGTAAAAAGTAACACCTCGTAGTACACAATGATAAAACTGACATAATTATTAGCATTGctacaaaaatacataattaaacaATGATCAATAGCTAAATAAAAAAGATGTTAGAGCACAGTAGTTTTTAAAGCCAGGAAACAGATGAGTTGATGGATACAAacaagggcagatccaggatttttccgGGGGGaggcaccagggtctgacaggcaagcgatcttctcatatttgggattaaaaactacatgcaaaaaTTAATCTAAGAAACATACTGTTAATTTTAACATCAAAGTTATTAATAAGTGAATATTTctaagttttaaattataatataaaattaattgatatatgtattaaaaatctcgtcgattttttaagtgtctggggacATGTGCTCCTGTGCCCTTCCCCATAAATCTGCCTGTGGATACAAACTTTATTAATGTACGACAACAGCAAGCATGTGAGGGATTATATTGCAAGCTAAAAAAACACTGTACTAACCAGATAGACTACTGATTAAAACCACTTCCATTCCCTTCCATTCCACTTCAGTACTTCATATCATGATAGATATATATCAAGAACAAAAACCCCTATTTCATTTCATCCATTTTGCTCATACGATGGCTTTTCTACATGATAACGTCACAGGTGCAAGCTTTAACATGGACAGATAAGATGGATATTGCGAGCATTAATGGAGAGTGAACGAAGCTCACACTCAGCATGAGAGCAGATCACAACATATATTATAGAAAATTCTCAGCCTCCTAAAAGTCAAGTGAACACTACAAAGGGGGTTTCGAATCATCTATAAATTATTGCTGCAGCAACACAACAATGGAcaccaaaaattaatgcatacCTTATAGCAAGAACTTGCAATCCCACTCCAGCTGAAGcaaaaataatgcacaaaaatacaATCCATGACTTAGACATCCTTTGGTGCTCTTTACCATCTTCTCTTTGTCCATCTTGGCCAGGTCTGCGTAAGTTACTATGGATTTTCCATCAGAAGATAGATtagaagaaataatataaatgattagGAGGAAGGCGCATTAGAACAGACTCATTTACACTTAAGCATTATAAAGGTACACAATTATCTTTCTGGTACTACTTAGATATAAGAATAGACCAATTCCAGACTTcatttgaaaatcttaaaaatgatTTGTGCATAAAGAGGGCAGCTTTTGAAATCAACAATAGGCTTCACAGTCAGAAAACACACAAACTAAAAGTCATTGGATTAAGAGACTTCACAGCAGAGGAAATGGAATTATAAGAAACATTAAATACCTTGGGTAGATATTGACAACATGTAAGTGCAATGGTAGTACATCATTATTACATGCACatgaaatgtaaaatgtgatatgcTTTCAACAAGATGGAAACACGCTCGCAACAAGAATATGACAAGACCAATAAATATAAACATGCAAAACATAACATAGTCGTACCATTACTCATGCAATATCCTTGATACATACTAGTATTCATACGGGTCGGTGTATACGGTGGTAGTAGGTTTAGTAGGGGTCGAGTTGGTCCTATGAATATATTGCTCATTCCTGAGGGTCAAATCATAAGCACTCCTTTTCTGTGGACGACTTAGAACACTGTATGCTTCATTTAGCTTCACAAATCTTTGATGGTTCAACGGATCATTACGGTTTTTGTCAGGGTGCATCTAAAATAAAATAGGTTATATAATGAAACACGGTATTGCGTAACACATGATATTTTCTAGCAATATTTCCCGTAAATGTTTGAAATAAGATCTAAGACATTCTTAAGCTAAAAACATATCAAATAGTTAGCCTTGTCGAATGACAAAAGAGGATGGATGGCTAAAGAATGGTAGAAATATACGAAAGAAGGAAAAACATGACTGtgatagaaaaatcaatttaattttcatacctCTTTCGAGAGTTTAATGAAAGCATCTCTAACTTCTTTTGCGGTGCAGTCCCTCTTCACCTGAAGAATCTCATAATGGTTTTTCGATGACAGCCTGAGATAGAAGACATTCATCGGTTATGGtggcaactttaaaaaaattcgcaCATTTAACGATCAATTAGTAAAAAATTACCGAGTTCCTGAGCTACGTATAGACCTAAGGGCGttaaaatataattctacatGTTCAGACCGCCAACACAGCCGTTTCAATTTATACATATCCTGACATGGGTATGAACCCGATGCGTAGCTATCATAAATATGCTTTATAATTAGGAAATTTTCGACATTAGGTCATTTTGAAAGTCAGTGACTAAAGCACAATACCAAAATACCATAAATTTACACGACTAAACTTTCCATACCGAGGATTTTGAAGGATTACAAGTTCacgaaaaacaaatgacgaatGTAATTGTTATGAAGAACGATTTAAGAGGCAATTCAAATTTTGATGCGTCATGTCGCTTTTAAGAAGACCAAATAAGATAACTTTAGTGGAAGTAATATGGCCTGAATCTCCTATGACATGCCCAATTTTAAAACAGATTTCCCACGCTTaaagtaattcaatgaataaCATCGAAAACTTTCGTCATGCTGCTATGTTTCTAAGGTTTTCTTTTGCGTCTTTAAAACTAATATGTTATTATCTCCTGTGTATGCTAATATATAGGTGATTGAGTCCTGAATAAGCTTAAATTTAAGATCTTAACGATAACGTAAGTTTCTCGTGTATTCAATGCTAATGTTGAATTCGTAAAAGTGAAGACATTCATCGAGTATTTTCAATTCACTGAGGCTAACCACCACACATTGgttttcatttattgaaaaatggcaaatatatattttttcgcgcTATATATTCCTTTCACTACAAACACATTGTTTTTTTTAGAGTTTGATCTAATATTAGATCATATGACACCGAATTTTCAATAAGTGTTCAATATAGATGGCGATCTTTTCTTGACTAAAGGAATTATTTACAGTACCTATGATATTtattaagtgaaattttaagtgtgTATCTTTATTATTAATTGTTCATTCTACTATACTAtgcgcaataaaaatatttatattatccaGAATTGCTGACCTAGCTGTCatcctcagaaaattttattcgcaCCGTCATCCAAAAAATCACCTGATCCTTCACTTGAACAAGCTTAAAGTTGAGCTCTGCTTACAGACTACTCAAGGGCACAACGAACTTTTGGACCACTGCGGGTGTAGTTACTCCTCTTTTGTGACGAATTGTTGTGAATAATTGTATTACTTTCTCAAATAACCAACTACTAAAGAAGCGCATAGTTGAGCAGAGTGAACTTTTGGTGAACGGAAATCAAGGTCGAATTCACAATAACGCTATATACCACATAATAAGGAATATATTCGCTATTCTGTGGCTTTAAGTTGGCCCTGCCACGGGTTAGAATTTGCGGTCTGTATGTTAGGTTCAccgaatttattttcaattcatattcaTATTCAATTCATATTCAATTCATATTCATAGAGCTAACTCCAGTGGTTTTATGTTAATTAATCTAAGTAAAATCCAGCTAAGAGTATAATGATgttccaaaaattaaatattatgcacATTTCTCGTACTCTAGCTGATTTTTGGTGCTGGCAGTTAGACCGGGATGTACTTGAGCCAAAATTATAATGCATAAAATAGTTAATATTGTTTGATAAAAAAAGCTCCCTGATTATCAAAGTTAATGTTGATGGTCCCTTTTCTCGATTCAGAGGGTGTACGAACGCGTGCACAGTTATGGGAAAAATTTGAAGCCTCCCCTGACTAGCATAAAAAAGTGGATGAATACCCAgattaaattgtttttgtgaaaataaaattatagaaagaAAACATCTGAAACAACTTAAAGAGAATCAAACACGAGGTGTGCTCAGAAAATATCGggatttgattttttataaattctcgCAAGTATGGAGAGTAcgagagtcattttttaaatgtttgtatACCTGCCCTtgaaatctggtaaaattttcagctgttttCGCTGTTTACTTTGTATGTGACAGCCACTGAGGATTgacgtgtttttatgagttcAGTGATTTTCGGCTCATACATCTTCACtagttcgtgaatttttggccaaaatcaATACCGTGGCGATACCGCAGCCTCCATATGAACCTGAAATGGCTCCGTgcgactttttcctatttcctcaGAATTCCTATTACTTTAGTAGTTTATATTGTCTAAGCCTATTTCCAAAACCATATAGAAAAC
It includes:
- the LOC124153753 gene encoding dnaJ homolog subfamily C member 4-like: MYKLKRLCWRSEHVELYFNALRSIRSSGTRLSSKNHYEILQVKRDCTAKEVRDAFIKLSKEMHPDKNRNDPLNHQRFVKLNEAYSVLSRPQKRSAYDLTLRNEQYIHRTNSTPTKPTTTVYTDPYEYYNLRRPGQDGQREDGKEHQRMSKSWIVFLCIIFASAGVGLQVLAIRESLTFSRERLDKVSEENSRILADVRRRASENGFEKQLKIMRKKIEDSVEEYNQSKKGPK